A stretch of Trichomycterus rosablanca isolate fTriRos1 chromosome 8, fTriRos1.hap1, whole genome shotgun sequence DNA encodes these proteins:
- the egr1 gene encoding early growth response protein 1, with translation MAAAKTELLPALQISDPLSFPHSPMDCYPKLEEMILINSAGILNASTPEGTVFGSGEPGEQYDHLTGDTLSEISLNCEKSLAEQTYGTQRLPPISYTGRFTFEPATNCSNSLWTEPLFSLVSGLVSVNSPATSITSSLVSQVTASSLATSSSSPSSSSSSTSSSSLTSTSSPNLSCSVHQSEHNPIYSAAPTYSSTSPDIFPEPTTNFSSVVGTSLPYPPPAYSSSKQCGTSFPVPMIPDYLFPQQQSDIGLSLVDQKPFQTQQPSLTPLSTIKAFATQTGSQDLKSVYPTQLIKSNRGRKYPNRPSKTPPHERPYACPVETCERRFSRSDELTRHIRIHTGQKPFQCRICMRNFSRSDHLTTHIRTHTGEKPFACDICGRKFARSDERKRHTKIHLRQKDKKAEKAGAVSSSVQNTIASVSISAASPASNYPSPIASYPSPVSSFPSPVASCYSSPVHTSYPSPSIASTYPSISTTFQSPVATSFPNSIASTIYNSPVTTPLTDVPSTLSPRTGEIC, from the exons ATGGCTGCAGCCAAAACGGAGCTCCTGCCTGCTCTGCAGATCTCAGATCCTCTGAGCTTCCCTCACTCCCCCATGGATTGCTACCCCAAGCTGGAGGAGATGATCCTCATCAACTCCGCCGGCATCCTCAACGCCTCCACACCGGAGGGCACCGTCTTCGGATCGGGGGAACCCGGCGAGCAGTACGACCACCTGACTGGAG ACACGCTCTCTGAAATCAGTCTGAACTGCGAGAAGTCCCTGGCCGAGCAGACGTACGGGACGCAGCGGCTGCCCCCCATCTCCTACACGGGCCGGTTCACCTTCGAACCGGCcaccaactgcagcaacagcCTGTGGACGGAGCCTCTGTTCAGCCTGGTCAGCGGACTGGTGAGCGTCAACTCGCCCGCCACCTCCATCACCTCTTCCTTGGTCTCCCAGGTCACCGCCTCTTCCTTGGCGACTTCATCTTCCAGcccgtcctcctcctcctcttcgaCGTCCTCTTCATCCCTGACGTCCACGTCTAGCCCCAACCTGAGCTGCTCGGTGCACCAGAGCGAGCACAACCCAATCTACTCCGCCGCCCCGACCTACTCCAGCACCAGCCCTGACATCTTTCCCGAACCCACCACCAACTTCTCATCGGTGGTGGGCACCTCTCTGCCGTACCCGCCCCCTGCCTACTCCAGCAGCAAGCAGTGCGGCACCAGCTTCCCGGTCCCCATGATCCCCGACTATCTGTTCCCTCAGCAGCAGAGCGACATCGGCCTGTCCCTGGTCGACCAAAAGCCCTTCCAGACGCAGCAGCCATCACTCACGCCGCTCTCCACCATCAAAGCCTTCGCCACGCAAACAGGCTCGCAGGACCTGAAGAGCGTCTACCCCACGCAGCTGATCAAGTCCAACCGCGGCCGCAAGTACCCCAACAGGCCGAGTAAGACGCCGCCCCACGAGCGCCCCTACGCCTGCCCCGTGGAGACCTGCGAGCGCCGCTTCTCCCGCTCGGACGAGCTGACGCGCCACATCCGCATCCACACGGGCCAGAAGCCCTTCCAGTGCCGCATCTGCATGCGCAACTTCAGCCGCAGCGACCACCTCACCACGCACATCCGCACGCACACCGGCGAGAAGCCCTTCGCCTGCGACATCTGCGGACGCAAGTTCGCCCGCAGCGACGAGCGCAAGAGGCACACCAAGATCCACCTGCGCCAGAAGGACAAAAAGGCCGAGAAAGCCGGCGCGGTGTCCAGCAGCGTCCAGAACACCATCGCCTCCGTGTCCATTTCAGCGGCCTCGCCTGCGTCGAACTACCCCTCTCCCATCGCTTCCTACCCCTCCCCGGTGTCCTCCTTCCCCTCCCCGGTGGCTTCCTGCTACTCCTCTCCGGTTCACACGTCCTACCCGTCGCCCTCCATCGCCTCCACTTACCCGTCCATCTCTACCACCTTCCAGAGCCCCGTGGCCACGTCATTCCCCAACTCCATCGCCAGCACCATCTACAACTCTCCGGTCACGACCCCGCTTACCGACGTGCCATCCACGCTGTCTCCGCGGACGGGCGAAATCTGCTGA